A single Paraburkholderia sp. D15 DNA region contains:
- a CDS encoding VOC family protein: protein MSVAETRLPPFHLAFPVHSLAAAREFYGELLGCPEGRSSEAWVDFNFYGHQIVAHLAPEEIGHRHTSKVDGDAVPVRHFGAVLSMAQWQAAADKLQNAGIDFIIEPHVRFKGEVGEQATMFFLDPSGNALEFKAFADMSSLFAK, encoded by the coding sequence ATGAGCGTTGCCGAAACCCGTTTGCCGCCGTTCCACCTGGCGTTTCCTGTCCATAGCCTTGCCGCCGCCCGCGAGTTCTACGGCGAACTGCTGGGCTGTCCGGAAGGGCGCAGCTCGGAAGCGTGGGTCGATTTCAATTTCTACGGCCACCAGATCGTCGCGCACCTGGCGCCGGAGGAAATCGGTCACCGTCACACCAGCAAGGTCGACGGCGACGCGGTGCCGGTTCGTCACTTCGGCGCGGTGCTGTCGATGGCGCAATGGCAAGCCGCGGCGGACAAACTGCAGAACGCCGGCATCGACTTCATCATCGAGCCGCACGTACGTTTCAAGGGCGAGGTCGGCGAGCAGGCGACGATGTTCTTTCTCGATCCGTCGGGCAATGCGCTGGAGTTCAAGGCCTTCGCCGATATGTCGTCGTTGTTCGCGAAGTAG
- a CDS encoding helix-turn-helix domain-containing protein, which produces MLYGLDLSDCRFVTDQNGNRLRADIPYSVFSMLLEYRWAALHSEANLHAGDTKDSKDSKDSRSARECLEAIFSATPENGTRTAVIGGSDARHDEPQSVSKGHRQVYFPRLFREPVPAEVQRLIGQGIYFLRAWRLYRNLTREEAADRADLTTYTIGRHEHGYHKPAMETLERFALVYACSIDQLVAQDDSDTRPFDPRESMSIQQAVSEMNEDYPGVVLAHLLDGKSALTAWRLYRNMTIDQLADACGSNTQHIARLEEAANLRKRTLDKFARILDCKPVQLLTPANAQPFVCPPRGEPVEVHAGVGK; this is translated from the coding sequence ATGCTTTACGGTCTGGATTTAAGTGATTGTCGTTTTGTTACAGATCAAAATGGCAACCGATTGCGCGCCGATATTCCGTATAGCGTATTTTCCATGCTTCTTGAATATAGATGGGCGGCATTGCATTCCGAAGCGAATCTGCATGCCGGGGATACGAAAGACTCAAAAGACTCAAAAGACTCGCGATCCGCGCGCGAATGCCTGGAAGCGATTTTCAGTGCCACACCCGAAAACGGCACGCGCACTGCCGTCATCGGCGGTAGCGATGCCCGGCATGACGAACCGCAAAGTGTTTCAAAAGGACATCGGCAAGTCTATTTTCCGCGCCTCTTCCGCGAACCGGTTCCCGCCGAAGTCCAGCGACTGATCGGGCAGGGCATCTACTTTCTGCGTGCGTGGCGGCTGTACCGCAATCTGACGAGAGAAGAAGCCGCGGATCGCGCGGATCTCACGACCTACACGATCGGGCGTCACGAGCACGGCTATCACAAGCCGGCCATGGAAACGCTCGAACGATTCGCACTCGTGTACGCATGCTCGATCGATCAGCTTGTCGCGCAGGACGATTCGGATACACGTCCATTCGATCCGCGCGAAAGCATGTCGATCCAGCAGGCCGTTTCGGAGATGAACGAAGACTATCCCGGCGTCGTGCTCGCGCATTTGCTCGACGGTAAATCGGCACTGACCGCGTGGCGTCTCTACCGGAACATGACGATCGATCAACTCGCCGATGCCTGCGGATCGAACACGCAGCACATCGCCCGGCTCGAGGAAGCGGCGAATCTCCGCAAGAGAACGCTGGACAAATTCGCCAGGATTCTCGACTGCAAGCCCGTTCAACTTTTGACGCCGGCGAATGCGCAACCGTTTGTCTGCCCGCCGCGTGGCGAGCCCGTCGAGGTCCATGCGGGAGTGGGCAAATGA